A DNA window from Actinomadura coerulea contains the following coding sequences:
- a CDS encoding amino acid adenylation domain-containing protein, with amino-acid sequence MSARGPAVDRLLPLAGLPALDVPAAQAERARELAARLGMLRERDVDLAAPVIARVEWIAAERDRPAVADEHRTLSYAGLAAEARRLAALLEDEGVRPGEVVGVGGGRCAGVIAAFLAIELVGALYVPADETWPAARVRDVLDRAGAALLITVGSHREPAPALLEGAAEAGCRVVAASRADGLAPWAGEPRLRALDQPRYVLFTSGSTGRPKGAVVEHQGMLNHLWAKIIDLELTGGDVVAFTAPLGFDISIWQMLCPLLLGGRVDVVGDEVGHDPVAFARAVDAQGITVVELVPTMVRHLLDDLAVSGAAPAAGAGARPLAGLRWMIATGEELPAELSRRWLEAVPHARLLNAYGPTECSDDVTHHTVTAGDLGLLRLPIGTPIVNARLYVLRQDGEGGAAGGTWTACDVGETGELFVGGVVVGRGYLGDAERTREAFYRDPFGASPTGRLYRTGDAVRVLPPGAGGEDRPTLQYLGRVDRQVKIAGVRMELGEIEAVLQRHPAVRAAAVVVHEYPGR; translated from the coding sequence ATGAGTGCTCGCGGACCCGCCGTGGACCGGCTGCTGCCCCTGGCCGGGCTGCCCGCCCTGGACGTGCCCGCGGCGCAGGCGGAGCGCGCCCGCGAGCTGGCCGCGCGGCTCGGGATGCTCCGCGAGCGGGACGTCGACCTCGCCGCCCCGGTCATCGCGCGGGTGGAGTGGATCGCCGCCGAACGCGACCGCCCCGCCGTCGCCGACGAGCACCGGACGCTCTCCTACGCCGGGCTGGCCGCCGAGGCGCGCCGGCTCGCCGCGCTGCTGGAGGACGAGGGCGTCCGCCCCGGCGAGGTCGTCGGCGTGGGCGGCGGCCGCTGCGCGGGCGTCATCGCCGCGTTCCTCGCGATCGAGCTGGTCGGCGCCCTGTACGTCCCGGCCGACGAGACCTGGCCCGCCGCCCGCGTCCGCGACGTCCTCGACCGGGCCGGCGCGGCGCTGCTGATCACGGTGGGCTCGCACCGCGAACCGGCGCCGGCGCTGCTGGAGGGGGCGGCGGAGGCGGGCTGCCGCGTCGTCGCCGCCTCCCGGGCGGACGGCCTGGCCCCGTGGGCGGGGGAGCCGCGCCTGCGCGCGCTCGACCAGCCCCGGTACGTGCTGTTCACCTCGGGCTCGACGGGCCGCCCCAAGGGCGCGGTCGTCGAGCACCAGGGCATGCTCAACCACCTCTGGGCGAAGATCATCGACTTGGAGCTGACCGGCGGCGACGTGGTCGCCTTCACCGCCCCGCTGGGGTTCGACATCTCGATCTGGCAGATGCTCTGCCCGCTGCTGCTGGGCGGCCGGGTGGACGTGGTCGGCGACGAGGTGGGCCACGACCCGGTCGCGTTCGCCCGCGCGGTGGACGCGCAGGGCATCACGGTCGTCGAGCTCGTCCCGACCATGGTCAGGCACCTGCTGGACGATCTGGCGGTGTCCGGCGCGGCCCCGGCCGCGGGGGCCGGGGCCCGCCCGCTGGCGGGCCTGCGCTGGATGATCGCCACCGGCGAGGAGCTTCCGGCCGAGCTGTCCCGCCGCTGGCTGGAGGCGGTGCCGCACGCCCGGCTGCTGAACGCCTACGGCCCGACCGAGTGCTCCGACGACGTCACGCACCACACCGTGACGGCCGGCGACCTGGGCCTTCTCCGCCTGCCGATCGGCACTCCGATCGTCAACGCGCGCCTGTACGTGCTGCGGCAGGACGGTGAGGGCGGCGCGGCCGGCGGCACCTGGACGGCGTGCGACGTCGGCGAGACAGGGGAGCTGTTCGTCGGCGGCGTGGTGGTCGGCCGCGGCTATCTCGGTGACGCCGAGCGCACCCGCGAGGCGTTCTACCGGGACCCCTTCGGCGCGTCCCCGACCGGGCGCCTGTACCGGACGGGCGACGCGGTGCGGGTGCTGCCGCCCGGCGCGGGCGGGGAGGACCGCCC